The genomic segment AACTTCTCCAAAGCCTCCTTGTCGACACTCTGACGACCAGGCACAAAGAGCTCATTCCAGAACAGAGCCTGCAACGTGAAGAAGTTGATGCCACTATTACGCAGGAAGTCCACATAGTTATAGGGTGCCTTCAGGAACTGCTTGTTGATACGGTCGATGATCAGCACATAGTCCTTGGTAAACTCAATACGTCCTGCTTCCACGAAGCCAAAGGCCATCAACTGCAACTGAATCACGTCGTCACGCTTCATCTTCAAGTTGCCTGTCAACGACACCTGCTGTGGTCCATACTCAATTGAGAACTTCAGTTTCGACGTCACGAACTGTGGCTTCGAGGTGTTATCGTTCACCTTCTCCAAGAAAGCAGTCTGTTGCTGTGTCTCTGCAGAAACAACAGTCTCTGGCGTGTCTTTAACAGCTTTTTTATGAACGTGGCAAGATGCCATAAACAATGGAAGTGCCAATACGGCAACCTTTAAGATAGACGAGATTTTCATTGCTTAATATATTTTTTTCGTTTAATCTTCTTCATGAGTAGCTTATTACCAGGATCCAATCCCAAAGCCTGCTGCCACAGATTGACAGCCCCCTCAGGATCACCTGCCATCATATAGATATCGCCAGCATGCTCAATGACCACAGAGCCAGGCGTAGAGTCGTTCTGTAAGGCCTGATCGATATAGACGCGAGCCTCAGCATAGCGTTTCTGCATAAACAGAATCCATGCATAGGTGTCCAGATAAGTGGCGTTTCTTGGTTCTGCCTTGATGGTCTTGAAACTCATCTCCTCGGCCCTTTCCAGGTTGTCGCCCTTCAGACTGAGATAATAAGCGTAGTTATTCAAGCAGCCAATATTATCGGGCTTCCACTGCAAGCACGAGTCATAGGCAGCATAAGCCTCCTGCTCGCGATCCTTCTGGAAAAGCAGATCGCCCAACACGGCATAGAAATCGGATACGATCTCTGGCGAGCTCTCATCATTGATCACACTGATACCATTCTTGAAGGCATCCAAGGCATGATCCTTGTCGTCAATACGATAATAGGCCATGCCCTGATAGTAATAAAAAGCCATCTCCTCAGGGTTATACTGACGAGCAGCCTGACACAATCTGATGATACTGGCATTATCCTCATCCTCCCAAGCATACTGCACCAACTGCAGGCGCGCAGGTGCATAGTCGGGAGCCATCTTCAGCACCAGTTTCAATGCAGAGGCAATGCTATCTTTAGGCATCTTCTTCAGGTCCATATAAGCCGCCTTCAGCATGGCCATATCAACATCAGGCTCTGGCTGTGCCAGCAGTTTTCCGAAGACGTTCAGGATTTCAGTACTATCGCCACCCTCACGTTCATTCTCGCCTATAAGCTGGCGCATCATGTTGACACGCTCCTCTGTGGCAGTATGTTTATTCAGCAGAATGCAGTAGGTCAGAGAGTCGACAGCCATATCATCCCCCATATGGATATAATACGAACGGAGCGACAGTTGTGCCTTCGCATTATCAGGCTCCTCGACCAAGATCTTCTTCAGCACATCGTAAGCCTCGTCCAACTCGTCATTTCCCATCAGTGTGTTGGCATAAAGCGTACGATAGTCCATATCGTAAGGATGTTCTTCAGACAAAGACTTCACAGCCTCTACAGCACTCTGATGGTCGCCCATCTGCACGTAAAGAGCACTCTTAGCCAGCGAGATACGCTCATTTTTGCCATCAATCGTCTCAATCCTGTCGAGTACGCCAACAGCCTTCTTATAGTCTTTCTCCTGGATATACAGTCGATAGATGGTCTCGAGCAGTTCTTCACGACTCTTGTCCTGCTCGTACATCTTCTCGAACACAGGAATAGCCTCTGCATACTGGCCTTTGCCGATATAGGAACGACCCAACGTCTCCATGTAGGTCATGTTATTCGGACTCAACTCTGTGGCTCTCTTAAAGAGTTCCAGAGCCTTATCCGTGTTCTTCATCTCTGAATAATACTGAGCCAGGAAGAAGCAAGACTCCGACGCATCAGGTTTCAGTTCCAGACAACGCGTCAGCAAATCGAACGAAGCGTCGTGCTTTCCACGCTGTCTCTGCAGCATGGCCTCATTGAAAAGGATGTTGTATCTGCGCTGCACATCCTCTGGTTCCTGAACAGCCGTCTGAGCGTTGACAGTCAAGCCAACAAACCAGAGCAGCACGATATAGAACCTTTTTCTCATCATTTCACACCTGTATGACCGTAGCCACCTTCGCCACGTTCCGTTTCGTCAAGTACTTCCACCTCAACGAACTCAGCCTGTTCATGGCGTGCAATAACCATCTGAGCAATGCGTTCGCCATCATTAACAACAAAATCTTCCTGCGACAGATTAATCAACAGTACACCCACCTCCCCACGATAGTCTGCATCAACAGTTCCTGGCGAGTTCAACACGGTGATACCCTTCTTCAGGGCCAGGCCACTGCGTGGACGCACCTGTGCCTCATAGCCGGCAGGCAGAGCAATATGCAAGCCTGTGGGAATGAGTCGGCGCTCCAGGGGTTTCAACACGATGGGTTCATCAATATTGGCACGCAAGTCCATGCCAGCACTTTGCACGGTGGCATAAGCAGGCAGGGGTTGGTGTCCTTTGTTAACAACTTGAATTTTCATCTTAATAGTGTAATATTAAGGTGCAAAATTAGCGATTTATCTTGAAAACACCATAAAAAATATGCTAAAATGTGTTGTTCAAAGAAAATTCGCAGAATGACAAATAGTCATCACTGTAGATAGCCCTGCGATTGTAGCTCTCGAGCCATCACACACAACTCCTCATACCAGGCCTCACCAAAGCGGCGAACAAGCGGTCCCTTGAGGAATTTATAAAGAGGCAGATGGAGCTGACGACCTTTCTCACGGCCGCAACGACAGATATCCCATTGATGATAGTTAAGGGCAATGGTACCATCAGAGAACACCTTTTCGCGAATGGGGTAAAGGGCGCAACTGATGGGCTTCACAAACTGTGTCTTACCAACACGGCAAGCTTTTTCCAGCGCACAAAGACAGCAGTTCTTAACAACAACAGGCGCAGCCTGATCTGCATCCTCTGACAGTTCCAGATCATCGTAACATGTAAAGACACAATCCTTACCTCCTACGATGCTCGTCACCAAATCACCTTCCTCGTCGGTATAGGCCACTCCCTGACGATCAATAACCGCCTGCGCAGAGGCACTCAGGTCATGCCACACAGCATCGACACTGTTCTCTATCTCCATGACCTCGTCGAGGGTAACAGGTGCGCCTGCATCGCCTTCCACGCAGCAGATGCCATGACACGCCTCCAAATCACAACAGAACTCTTCTGTGAGGATGTCTGACGATATTAACACATCTGCCACTTGCAATATGGGAGGAAGCTTACTCATACAATTCTGACTCTACCAACGAATTGGCTCAATCTTATTCTGTTTCAGATATTCATTACAACAAGAGAACTGATGCTGGCCAAACCAGCCACCACGATTAGCCGACAGGGGCGAAGGGTGTACAGACTCGAGCACCAGATTCTTCTGTTTATCAATCATATAGGCCTTAGAACGGGCAAAACCGCCCCAAAGCATATACACTAAATGCTCACGCTCTGTGGCCAGAGCCTTGATGGCTGCATCCGTGAAGTTCTGCCATCCCAACGAGGCATGACTGTTAGCCTGATGAGCTCGAACGGTGAGCGTAGCGTTGAGCAGCAACACGCCCTGCTCGGCCCAACGTGACAGGTCACCACTATCGGGCATCGGTGTGCCCAGGTCGTCGTGAATCTCCTTGAAGATATTCTGCAGCGAGGGTGGGAACTGCACCCCATCCTGCACAGAGAAACTCAGTCCATGAGCCTGTCCTGGCTCATGATAAGGATCCTGACCGATAATAACCACCTTCACTTGGTCAAACGGACAAAGGTTGAAGGCATTAAAGATCAGCTTCCCAGGAGGGTAACACGTGCCTGCCATATATTCCTGTCTCACCTTCTCTGTGAGTCCAGCAAAATACGGTTTTTCAAACTCCTCCTGCAGATGCCGTTTCCAAGAATCCTCTATCTGTACGTTCATAGCAGTCTATAGATTTCGTCAATCATCACCTGGGGAAGAGCAAAGCGAGGGTCATCGCTATGCGCATTGATAGCTTCTAGGAAATGCGGAAGCTCTTCTTTATATACCAGCCTCATCCTACTATTCAGTCCGTTCTCCTTGGAGCATGAATAGGTGATGTTGGCCAAACGGTCGGCCAGTTTCAGGAACGGTGCATAAGGCGTCTCACGGATGCCAGCATAATAGCGGTCGTTAGCGCGCTCAGCACGCGTACGTCCCTTCTCATTGGTCAGGGCATACACCATCTCGGCAGCCATATATGCCTGCTCGTCGTTCATAAAGTGAGCTGCTCCCTTCTTCACGTCGTTATACGACATACGCGCATCCTCAATACTATCGTGATAGAATGCGCCAAAGAACAGAGGCAGGACATCAGCCTCGTGCTGGCAGACCAGGTATCCATATTTGAACACCGAGTCTGCCACCATGTCGAGGTGATAGCTATAAGGATGATTCATGTCATAACGCTGGTTCACACTGTCGTGCAGCATATGAGCATGATCCTTAATCTCATCAATCTCGTATCGACACTTGTCAATACAAGTCTGAAACTGCTGTTGTGTCATTAGTCACAAATCAAGTTCTCGCCAGTCATATCCTGAGGCTGCTCCAGACCCATGATATGCAGGATTGAAGGAGCCACGTCGGCCAGACGACCGTCTTTCACTGTAGCCGAATTGTTGTTGGTTACATAGATGAAAGGAACGGGATTCAGAGAGTGAGCGGTATTTGGAGTACCATCGGCGTTGATAGCGTTATCGGCATTACCGTGGTCGGCAATGATGATAGCCTCGTAATCGTTAGCCTTAGCAGCCTCGATGACATCCTTCACGCAATTGTCAACAGCCCAAACAGCCTTGGCAATAGCGTTGTAGATACCAGTATGACCCACCATATCGCCGTTAGCGAAGTTCACAACGATGAAGTCGTACTTAGCCTCGTTGATGGCTGCCACCAGTTTATCCTTTACCTCGAAGGCGCTCATCTCAGGCTTCAGGTCGTAGGTAGCAACCTTTGGTGAAGGAACTAAGATACGGTCCTCGCCCTCATATGGCTGCTCGCGACCACCGTTGAAGAAGAAGGTTACGTGAGCATACTTCTCTGTCTCGGCAGTGTGCAGTTGCTTTTTGCCCTGCTTGCTCAGGTACTCGCCCAGCGTATTCTCAACGTTCTCCTTGGGGAAGAGGATGTTCACGCCCTTGAAGTTAGCGTCGTAAGGTGTCATACAGTAGTACTGCAATCCAGGGATGGTCTTCATGCCCTGCTCTGGCATATCCTCCTGAGTCAGAACGATGGTCATCTCCTTGGCACGGTCGTTACGGAAGTTGATGAAGATAACCACATCGCCCTCTTCTACGCAACCGTTAACAGCAGCATTGTGGATAGGCTTGATGAACTCGTCTGTAACGCCATCAGCATAGCTCTCTTCTACAGCCTTCACCATATCAGTAGCCTGCTTACCAGTGCCCTTTACAACCAGGTCGTAACCCTCCTTCACACGCTCCCAGCGCTTATCGCGGTCCATAGCATAGAAACGACCAATGATAGATGCGATAGCAGCATCGTTATCAGCACAAACCTTGCTGATCTGCTCGATAAAGCCCTTACCGCTCTTGGGGTCAGTGTCACGACCGTCCATGAAGCAGTGAACGAAAGTCTGGTTCTTCAAGCCATAGGCTTTACCAATCTCGATGAGCTTGAACAGGTGGTCGAGTGATGAGTGCACACCACCGTCAGAGGTCAGACCCATCAGGTGCAGCTTCTTGTTGTTCTCCTTGGCATAGGTGTAAGCAGCCTTAACCTGAGGATTCTCCATGATAGAGCCGTCCTTGCAGGCACGGTTGATTTTCACGAGATCCTGATAAACGATGCGACCAGCACCAATATTCAGGTGACCCACCTCAGAGTTACCCATCTGTCCATCGGGCAGACCAACATCCTCACCAGATGCCTGTAGCTGAGAGTGAGCTGAAGTAGCTGTTAACAAATCGAGGTAAGGAGTAGGTGTATTGAAGATAACGTCACCCTTACCATGCTTACCGATTCCCCATCCATCGAGAATCATCAATAATGCTTTCTTTGCCATAATATTTCGTATAAAAAATGTGTAACTCTGCTTTTAGGGTGCAAAGTTACACATTTTTAAGGAGTTAACAGGACTTTGTCGAGTTAAAGGGAGTTAAAACACACTTACTTCATATCGAAGCCCATGCGCAGACCATCATAGCTCTTTGAAAGCTCGCCAACGGTCTGTAGAGTCTGATTACCACTCAAGGCAGACATCGTCTGAAGAAGTGTCAGGAGTTTCTTCGACTCGAACAGCAGACCGATACCATCAGAGTTACGCTTTGCGTAGCAGTTGACATTGAGCAACAGTCCCTGCATCGTAATCTTGCTGTTGGCAGCATCAAAGGTATACTTACCACTCCAGCTCTTACCAGCAATCTTCGCAGTGAAAGTACCATCCTCCTTGAAAGTCACCTGAGTGTTATTGGCATTAATTCCTACCTTCTGATAGGTTGGCTGCAACTTCGTTTTAATCTCAGAAGCCACCACTTCACCACCTGCCTGAGCAAGGAGTTTCTCGCTGGTAAAAGCACAACCAGGACGTGTGTAGCTCCAAGTGCCAATCAGCGACTTCTGCGTCACCGCTGTATTAGCTCCCAACACACTCGCCAGGATATTACCTACGACAGCGCCAGTGTTTGTTGCGCTACTACCATTCTGACCACCAGACAGCACGTCTGTCAGCACTGCATTACCAATAGAATCCAAACCACTGTTCGTTCCACATCCGCATACCATCAAGGCTACAGCTACCATTGAGACAAAAATCTTTTTCATTGTTTAATACGTTTAATTAGGTTATTATTGTTTGTTGTTCATTTTTTGAGCCATCATACAGATCTTCTCGCGCAGGAACACGCAGAACTCTTCGTTGTCAACAACTTCGATATCCTCCAACAGTCCCAGCACAAACCTGCCCACGCCCAGATACGAGCACACTGGAATCTCGGCCAGCCAATGATTATCGTCTTCCTGGGTGATATACTGTTCAGAATACGGATATTCCTCACGCAGGACAGCATACGACAATCGGCCTAATCGTAGTTTTACGACGATTGGCTGCTCACCACTGAACATAAACACATCGGTAAACATCTCACGATGATACTGCTCATTGCTCCAAAGCAGGTCCAACACTTGGACGTCACGTACACGTGAGAGTTTAAATGTTTTGTTCATTTTCGTGGATACTTCATAACATCTCACATCCTGATTGCCATTCAGAAGCATGAAAGGCTCAACGGTACGGTCGGAAGTGGTATTGCTATGCGGCGAAGAATAACCTTTGAGTACAACCACACGTTTCATCTTTATGGCCTCATTGATAGTCTTAAAGTTGCGTGCCACCTGCTCACGCATCTCCACCTTCTCTGCGATATCGAGATCATAAATCTTGTTCAACTTATGCAGCAACTGTTGTACATGAGGAATGTCATCGCCCGCCTTTTCCAAAATCTGATGCATCAGCAACGCCTCGTCCTCAGAAAATTGTACTGCCGCATTAAGCTTTCTGAGCCATGGCGAATCCTTACGAATACGATAATAAGGTTTTGTGTTCTCAACCTTAAAACCTATATCACGGAAGAATTCCAGGTAATAATACAGGTTGCGACGCGAGATACCAATACGATCGCATATCTCGGGCACAGTATAGTTGTGATTCTCTATCAAGAGAAGCAGCAACTTTAATTCTCTTTCTAGCTTATCATGTCTCATACAACATATAAAACGTTGAAAACTTGAACTTATTGTGCACCTGTGAGACAAATTCTAAACGATTTGATACTAAATAGGCCAGATGATACATTTTTTTTCGTTGGATGAAAACATTCTGATACAAAGAATAATGGCAATTATATTTTTTTTCTATAACTTTGCAGCGGAAATTACGGAAGTAACCGTTTTAATGGACAACCGAGAAATTATAGAAACCTACTATCGCCTTCATCAAGCAGAACTTCTAACCTTTGTATGTTCCCGACTTGACAACCGCGACTTGGCAGAAGACATCGTTCAGGATGTTTTCCTGAGACTGCTTTGCACCCCCCAACCTATCATGGAGTGCACCTTATCAGCCCTCACTCTCACGATTGCTCGCCATCTCATCAACGACTACTACCGTCGTCGCAACTATCGAATCACGTTCACACAGCAGTTGTCCACCAACCCAGCCACCAGCGAGAAAGAGGCTGAGTCTGTTCTTTCCATTCGTGAGGTGACAGAATTCTTAGAACGCGGACTAGCACGTATTGCTGAGCCCTGCCGCGACATCTATCGTCTGCATATCTATGAAGGCATGAAGGTGAGCGACATTGCCCACCATCTGAACAGCGACTATAAATCTACGGAATATCGCTTAGGTATTGCCCGCAAAGAGGTGAGAAAATACCTCAAGCGCATCTCATAAAAAAATGGATTCGTTTTTCATCCACGAATCCATCATTATTCACCAAAATCTATTGATAGTTGGCCATCACCCAACAAGTTATACGACATTCTGTGGTATGGAGAAGTGCCATACTGCCGAATAGCCTCGCGGTGTTTCTTGGTGGGATAGCCTTTATTTGAAGCCCAATCATAATAGGGGTATTTCTCTGCCAACTCGTTCATATAGTCATCACGATAGGTCTTAGCCAATATCGAGGCGGCTGCAATACTCAGATATTTGCCATCGCCTTTTACAATAGTGGTATGAGGCAAATCCTGATACTTCTTAAAGCGGTTACCATCTACAATAACGGCCTGCGGACGAACCTGGAGTTGATCCAAGGCACGATGCATAGCCAGTATCGAGGCGTTCAGGATATTAATCTTATCTATCTCCTCTGGCGTCACAACACCCACAGCCCATGCCACAGCATCACGCTGAATAATCTCACGCAGCAGGTAACGTTTCTTCTCTGTCAACTGTTTCGAGTCGTTCAGCAGTTCGTTTTCGTAGCCATCAGGCAGTATCACAGCAGCAGCATACACACTGCCAGCCAGACATCCACGACCAGCCTCATCACAACCAGCCTCAACAAGTCCCTCGTAATAATGATTCAACAGCATCGCTTAAAACATCTTAGCCACACGAAGAATTCCTGCAACAAGGATATCTATCTCTTCCTTGGTGTTATACATTGCAAATGATGCGCGAACAGTACCTGCGATACCGAGGCGATCCATCAGAGGCTGGGCACAGTGATGTCCAGTACGAACAGCGATGCCGAGACGATCAAGGAGCGTGCCTAGATCCAGGTGATGAATATCACCAACCAGGAATGATACGACAGCATCCTTCTTGGGGGCCTCGCCGAAGAAACGGATATTAGGAATGGAACGCATCTGTTCCATACAATAGCGGGTCAGTTCCTGCTCGTGGGCCTCAATATTATCAAGACCAACAGACTCCATATACTTGATGGCCGTTGCCAAACCGTGGGTTGCCACATAGTCGGGAGTACCAGCCTCAAACTTAAACGGCAGACGCTCAAAAGTGGTTTTCTCCCACGTCACCTTATCAATCATCTCGCCACCACCCTGATAGGGAGGCAGTTTCTCTAACCACACTTCTTTTCCATAGAGCACGCCGATGCCTGTAGGACCGTACATCTTGTGGCCACTGAAAGCCAGGAAGTCGCAGTCCATATCCTGGACATCAATCTTCATATGAGGCGCACTCTGAGCAGCATCTACCAAGACGGGAATGCCACGTTCGTGGGCCAAGCGAATGATATCCTTCACAGGATTGATAGTGCCCAGCACATTACTCACATGGGCGACACTCACCAGCTTTGTCTTCTCCGTCAGATAGGTCTCTATATCATCGAGGCACAGCAGCCCCTCGTCTGTTATCGGAAGATGTTTCACCACAATACCCCGGCGCTGGGCCTGCAATTGCCATGAAACGATGTTTGAGTGATGTTCCATCTCTGTCACTAACACTTCATCACCAGCCTTCATCTGACTCTCACAGAACGATGAGGCGACCAGGTTAATAGCCTCAGTCGTACCACGGGTAAAGACAATCTCCTCCGTCTTCTTGGCGTTGATAAAGGCGCGCACTTTCTCGCGAGCTGCCTCATGCAGGTCGGTGGCCTGCTGACTAAGGTAATGAACACCACGGTGTACGTTGGCATTCACATTCAGATACTCTTCGCGCATGGCATCAAGCACGCACAAAGGTTTCTGCGTGGTGGCAGCATTGTCCAGATAGACCAATGGCTTACCATATACCTCCCGCTGCAAAATAGGGAAGTCTTCTCGTATTTTATTGACGTCTAACATGTTTTCTCTTAAATTGTGTGCAAAGTTAAAAAATAAATCTCAATTTTCAATTGTCATTTCATAAATATTTTCTATCTTTGCACCCAGACTAAACACTTAAAACATAATAGCGTATGAAACAATTAGTACTTGCAATGATGATGGCAACGGCTATTAGCACATCGGCCTTTGCACAAAACAAAGTGAAGAATGTTTATGCCAGTTCTTCTAAACTGGATGTGGAGATGCTACAGAGTGAGCAGCCAATCCAGTTGAACCGCTATTTCTTTGCTGGCTACAACACACTGTGCCTGCCCATGTCGGTTAGCGCAGAGCAGTTGGGCGACATCAAGGTGGAGCGTTTCCAAGGCATTGAACAGGAAGGCAATATCCTGAACCTCTATTTCGTAGAGTGCACCAACGAAGGTATCCAAGCAGGCGTTCCCTATCTGGTATATTCTCCAAAGAGTCAGTATTTTCGTGTTAAGAACAGCGATGCCATGACCATTGGCAATGAGTTGAAGGTAATCCGCATGAGCGACAAGAATGGCAACACGGTGACCTTTGGCAGCGGATGGGAGACCATCGAGAAGGTGGGTCGCTATGGTATTCCCGCCCAACAGGATGTTACGCCTCTTGAGGCTGTCCTAGTAAGAACAAATGCCGACAAGAAGTTCCTGCCCACCCGCTGTGGCTTCACTTGGAATCAGCAAAACGCCTCAGCCAAGGAGTTGCGCATTGTACACCTCTCACAGGGCGAGCTTACAAAGATTAACAACACGAACATTCAGAACGCCACAGACAACACCTACGACCTCAATGGCCGCAAGGTGAACAAGAGTGCTAAAGGACTCCACATTCAAGACGGTAAGAAAGTTACGGTTAAGTAATATAGAAAAAGCCTGCAAGTCATATAGATTTGCAGGCTTTCTTATATGTTTTAGTGACACAACTTACATCCAGAGCATTTATTAAGCTCCCCACGGAAGCGCTTCTCGACCAGATAATGCAAGCGGTCTCGCAGCGGTTCCAGTTGTATCTTATCAATCACCTCGTTGATAAAGGCGTTCTGCAGCAACAACTTTGCCTCCCGTAGAGAAATACCACGCTGGCGCATATAGAAAAGCGCAGCATCGTTCAGTTGTCCAACCGTAGAACCATGGGCACACTTCACATCGTCGGCATAAATCTCGAGCATGGGCTGGGTGTACATACGTGCCTCTTTGGTGGCAGTCAGGTTCTGATTGGTCATCTGCGAGGTGGTTTTCTGAGCGCCATGCTCCACCAGCACACGACCAGCAAAAGCACCTACAGCCTTTTCATCGAGCACATATTTATAGAGCTCTTGCGAGTTGCAGTGAGGCACCTTGTGAACTATCAGCGTATTGTTATCCACATGCTGCTGCTTATCGGCAATCACACAACCATAGCACTGGCACTCGGCACCCTCACCACTGAAGGTAAGGTCGAGCTTGTTACGGGTAATACCGTTATGTAACGTGATCACATTGTGCTTTACACGACTATTAGCCTGCTGATCAATATATACGTTACTGACACGCACATTCTTATGATGGGTCTCCTCCATGCAATAGAGGTCTAACGATGCATTCTCGCCTACGAAAGCCTCGATAACCTGTGTTGCCAGAAAGTTGCAATCGTCGGCAGAGTGATCACAAAACAGCATCTTTATCTCGGCGCTCTCCTCCAGAACAATCAGTACACGACGGTTCACCATCAAATCGGACACCACATGCTGGGCATTCTTTGGTGTTGCCTTCAGGATGTTAATAACCTGAATGGCACGGTCCACCTTCACATTCTTGGGCACGTAAACCAACAAGCCGTCCTGCGCCAGCATCGTATTGAGTGCCGTAACAGCATCCTCACTGGTTTTAGCCAGCTTCGTGTAGTACTTACTCACCAGCTCAGGGTAATCGCGCATGGAGCCGATAACAACGCCCTCAGGAAGATGATGGTTGGCTTGAGGCTTTCTCTCACCTTTCACCTCTACGCCATCACCTCTATAGAACATGTCGTTAACCACAAAATAGAGGCTTGTGCTCAGATTGGGCACATCGCAATGGAAAGCCTCATAGGGATCGACAGGAATCTGCAGGCGATTCAGGTTTACACCATAGTCGGGCTCAAACAACTTCTGCATATCGGTGTACTTATATCGCTCCACCTTTTTTGAAGGGAAACCCTGGTTACGGAAGTCGTCAAAAGCCTGGTCGCGCACCACGTTCATCGACTCTGGGGCATGCGAGATAATCATCTCACGTGCCTGCTGATAGAGGTCAATATATTGTTGTTCGCTATTCATTATTCCTCGCCTATTTCTTCCTTAATCCAATCGTAGCCATGCTCCTGAATCTGCACAGCCAACTCTGGTCCACCAGTCTTCACAATACGTCCCTTGTAGAGCACATGCACAAACTGAGGTTTGATCATCTCCAGCAGACGGTCGTAGTGGGTAATGACGATGCACGAGGTTTCAGGTGTCTGCAGTTTGTTCACACCCTCGGCCACAATGCGCATAGCGTCAACATCAAGACCTGAGTCGGTCTCATCGAGGATACTGAGCTTAGGCTCCAGCATAGCCATCTGGAAAATCTCATTGCGTTTCTTCTCACCACCACTGAACCCTTCGTTCACCGAGCGGTTTGCCAACTTTGAGTCGAGTTCAACAAT from the Prevotella sp. E15-22 genome contains:
- a CDS encoding RNA polymerase sigma factor, translated to MDNREIIETYYRLHQAELLTFVCSRLDNRDLAEDIVQDVFLRLLCTPQPIMECTLSALTLTIARHLINDYYRRRNYRITFTQQLSTNPATSEKEAESVLSIREVTEFLERGLARIAEPCRDIYRLHIYEGMKVSDIAHHLNSDYKSTEYRLGIARKEVRKYLKRIS
- a CDS encoding ribonuclease HII, with the translated sequence MLLNHYYEGLVEAGCDEAGRGCLAGSVYAAAVILPDGYENELLNDSKQLTEKKRYLLREIIQRDAVAWAVGVVTPEEIDKINILNASILAMHRALDQLQVRPQAVIVDGNRFKKYQDLPHTTIVKGDGKYLSIAAASILAKTYRDDYMNELAEKYPYYDWASNKGYPTKKHREAIRQYGTSPYHRMSYNLLGDGQLSIDFGE
- a CDS encoding aminotransferase class V-fold PLP-dependent enzyme — protein: MLDVNKIREDFPILQREVYGKPLVYLDNAATTQKPLCVLDAMREEYLNVNANVHRGVHYLSQQATDLHEAAREKVRAFINAKKTEEIVFTRGTTEAINLVASSFCESQMKAGDEVLVTEMEHHSNIVSWQLQAQRRGIVVKHLPITDEGLLCLDDIETYLTEKTKLVSVAHVSNVLGTINPVKDIIRLAHERGIPVLVDAAQSAPHMKIDVQDMDCDFLAFSGHKMYGPTGIGVLYGKEVWLEKLPPYQGGGEMIDKVTWEKTTFERLPFKFEAGTPDYVATHGLATAIKYMESVGLDNIEAHEQELTRYCMEQMRSIPNIRFFGEAPKKDAVVSFLVGDIHHLDLGTLLDRLGIAVRTGHHCAQPLMDRLGIAGTVRASFAMYNTKEEIDILVAGILRVAKMF
- the sufD gene encoding Fe-S cluster assembly protein SufD; translated protein: MNSEQQYIDLYQQAREMIISHAPESMNVVRDQAFDDFRNQGFPSKKVERYKYTDMQKLFEPDYGVNLNRLQIPVDPYEAFHCDVPNLSTSLYFVVNDMFYRGDGVEVKGERKPQANHHLPEGVVIGSMRDYPELVSKYYTKLAKTSEDAVTALNTMLAQDGLLVYVPKNVKVDRAIQVINILKATPKNAQHVVSDLMVNRRVLIVLEESAEIKMLFCDHSADDCNFLATQVIEAFVGENASLDLYCMEETHHKNVRVSNVYIDQQANSRVKHNVITLHNGITRNKLDLTFSGEGAECQCYGCVIADKQQHVDNNTLIVHKVPHCNSQELYKYVLDEKAVGAFAGRVLVEHGAQKTTSQMTNQNLTATKEARMYTQPMLEIYADDVKCAHGSTVGQLNDAALFYMRQRGISLREAKLLLQNAFINEVIDKIQLEPLRDRLHYLVEKRFRGELNKCSGCKLCH